The proteins below come from a single Deinococcus humi genomic window:
- a CDS encoding SdrD B-like domain-containing protein, whose translation MSRRLTLLALLLLMPPALPSLSAAAQGSGPSVTAPAPREGTPGGYVTLTFQAQGQGDYEFTVDSPPEWAPVTRTRNVKLNGQTLIPVTFQVPALAPAGESPPLVLRVLQGGTEVARAQTQVRVLPRARVALRSPANLSGTPGQTLSVPLEVTNLGNQPDTIRLTITNADRQPQLDTSEVTLKPGESRTVNATLKLDRVSEGYLYILFFEATSANNPEISARARTNSVFTTVAGRSGTAVQGPRLTFSVRAAVEAGVDWSPGGRSTSIRYSLQPTVGGQLSDYVKGSLGISGLDGSLTRPLPDNPTFGVQLDGGRWTAELEGGRDGFGVRGTLDTGPWKLRSRARYSRLVAGQVYNAGVGASTQVAGGPLDVEVTTTVVRQDGETQRTDTLGVRYGRRLSPNLDLSVGLAGVGFSAAGRYQGDLFVTEELSYVTNIFDVTQTYSGSLSGLHTLGVSGGLSGIQPFGVRAAASLQRQPGGLTWSASGLGLYSGPAGFGASVSGRVQGGTVPTARAQWQATAGITSPSLRLLGAAISGSAQYLIASDDDTPGELAHTVQVNASLSTAALDANALASWSRNPVPAGGSQDKVYLGLTGAYAWKSNTFAALYSFERRSGTVPGTPAGSPQDPSTTQTLGLSWERSWTDRINTRLDFNHAEIWTGSERRRPDQAALTIGIRDVGLPGVNVSTGYRVIAPSGLLAGSLTQGVRVGVSYDLTRVIATPDFLVNTFGGRRGGEVRGVLYRDTNLNGKQDDGEAGLPGVTVRVGNASAVSDAQGRYSVRAPVGSFPLAFPSGLPATVEALDTPNVTVTENGRSEQNVAFAPVGNLEVLVFEDTNRNGSPDPGEQPIPYAGISLSGPAVRAVQADSRGYARLGTLPPGTYTVALNPVSLPEDYTATTEAKRAELKIGERLPALALGAAMPPRQSVTTYTGGTLAVLGRLSSGPSTPGAKVELTVQTQGARTVNVEVLGQTLTPKLEGNRASLEFTVPAGTVPGSYDVKVTAVGDGESKVLILKLLVMAGK comes from the coding sequence ATGTCCCGCCGCCTCACTCTGCTTGCCCTGTTGCTGCTCATGCCGCCTGCCCTGCCATCGCTGAGCGCTGCGGCACAGGGCAGTGGACCAAGCGTGACGGCCCCTGCGCCCCGCGAGGGGACACCGGGCGGCTACGTGACGCTCACCTTTCAAGCCCAGGGCCAGGGCGACTACGAGTTCACAGTAGACAGCCCGCCTGAATGGGCTCCAGTCACGCGTACACGGAACGTGAAATTAAATGGCCAGACCCTGATCCCCGTGACTTTCCAGGTTCCGGCGCTAGCCCCCGCAGGTGAGTCCCCCCCGTTGGTGTTACGGGTCTTACAAGGTGGCACGGAAGTCGCCCGCGCCCAGACCCAGGTGCGTGTGCTGCCACGCGCGCGCGTGGCTCTTCGGAGCCCGGCGAACCTAAGCGGCACCCCGGGGCAGACCCTGAGCGTGCCGCTGGAGGTCACCAACCTGGGCAACCAGCCAGATACCATCCGGCTGACGATCACCAACGCCGACCGCCAGCCACAATTGGACACCAGCGAGGTGACGCTGAAGCCTGGCGAGTCCCGGACCGTCAACGCCACCCTGAAGCTCGACCGGGTTTCAGAGGGTTACCTGTACATCCTGTTTTTTGAGGCGACGTCGGCCAACAATCCAGAGATCAGCGCCCGCGCACGCACCAACAGTGTGTTCACCACGGTGGCCGGACGCAGCGGAACCGCCGTCCAGGGTCCGCGCCTGACCTTCAGCGTCCGGGCCGCCGTGGAAGCCGGCGTGGACTGGTCTCCGGGAGGCCGCAGCACGTCGATCCGTTACAGCCTGCAGCCCACTGTCGGCGGCCAGCTCTCTGATTACGTGAAAGGCAGTCTGGGGATTTCCGGACTGGACGGCAGCCTGACCCGACCGCTGCCGGACAATCCCACGTTTGGAGTGCAACTCGACGGTGGGCGCTGGACCGCTGAACTGGAGGGAGGAAGAGACGGCTTCGGAGTGCGCGGAACGCTGGACACGGGGCCCTGGAAGCTTCGGTCACGGGCCCGCTACAGCCGGCTGGTGGCCGGGCAGGTCTACAACGCCGGGGTGGGGGCCAGTACCCAGGTGGCGGGCGGCCCGCTGGATGTGGAAGTTACAACCACCGTGGTCCGCCAGGATGGGGAGACGCAGCGCACCGACACGCTGGGGGTCCGCTACGGCCGCCGCCTGAGTCCCAACCTGGATCTGAGTGTGGGATTGGCGGGGGTAGGCTTCAGCGCGGCTGGGCGTTACCAGGGTGATCTGTTTGTGACTGAGGAACTGAGTTACGTCACCAATATTTTCGACGTGACGCAAACTTACAGCGGCAGCCTGTCCGGCCTCCATACCCTTGGCGTCTCGGGGGGATTGAGTGGCATCCAGCCGTTCGGGGTCCGGGCGGCGGCTTCCTTGCAACGGCAACCGGGTGGGCTGACGTGGTCGGCTTCCGGACTGGGGCTGTACAGCGGTCCAGCAGGCTTCGGGGCCAGCGTGTCGGGCCGCGTGCAGGGAGGAACAGTGCCCACCGCCCGCGCGCAGTGGCAGGCCACGGCGGGAATCACGTCCCCCTCACTGCGGCTTCTAGGGGCAGCGATATCAGGCTCGGCGCAGTACCTGATAGCCAGCGACGACGACACACCCGGCGAGCTGGCCCATACGGTTCAGGTCAATGCCTCGCTCAGTACCGCCGCCCTGGATGCCAACGCCCTGGCCAGCTGGTCTCGCAATCCAGTCCCAGCTGGCGGCAGCCAGGACAAGGTCTACCTGGGCCTGACCGGTGCGTACGCGTGGAAGAGCAACACCTTTGCGGCGCTATACAGCTTCGAGCGCCGCAGCGGCACGGTGCCGGGCACCCCCGCAGGCAGCCCGCAGGATCCCAGCACCACCCAGACCCTGGGACTGAGCTGGGAACGGTCCTGGACCGACCGCATCAACACCCGTCTGGATTTCAACCATGCCGAGATCTGGACCGGAAGCGAGCGGCGCAGGCCAGATCAGGCCGCACTGACCATTGGGATCCGGGATGTGGGCCTGCCGGGCGTCAACGTGAGTACCGGCTACCGGGTGATTGCCCCTAGCGGCCTGCTGGCCGGTTCCCTAACTCAGGGCGTGCGGGTGGGCGTGTCGTACGACCTGACCAGGGTGATCGCTACCCCGGACTTCCTGGTCAACACCTTTGGGGGGCGCAGGGGCGGTGAGGTCCGTGGAGTGCTGTACCGGGACACCAACTTGAACGGCAAGCAGGACGACGGTGAGGCGGGGCTGCCCGGCGTAACTGTCCGGGTGGGCAACGCCAGCGCTGTGTCCGACGCGCAGGGGCGGTACAGTGTCCGCGCGCCAGTAGGAAGCTTTCCGCTGGCCTTCCCCTCAGGGCTGCCCGCCACCGTGGAAGCGCTCGACACTCCGAACGTGACGGTGACCGAGAACGGCCGCTCCGAGCAGAACGTCGCCTTCGCACCGGTGGGCAATTTGGAAGTTCTGGTCTTTGAGGACACCAACCGCAATGGCAGCCCCGATCCCGGCGAGCAGCCCATTCCGTACGCAGGTATATCCCTTTCGGGTCCAGCGGTACGCGCTGTGCAGGCTGACAGCCGCGGATACGCCCGTCTGGGCACCCTGCCGCCGGGCACGTACACCGTGGCCCTGAATCCTGTCAGTTTGCCTGAGGATTACACCGCAACCACCGAAGCGAAGCGCGCCGAACTGAAAATTGGTGAGCGTCTGCCCGCCTTGGCGCTGGGCGCGGCAATGCCCCCTCGGCAATCTGTGACCACCTACACCGGTGGTACGCTGGCCGTACTGGGCCGTCTGTCGTCCGGTCCAAGCACGCCAGGGGCCAAAGTCGAGCTGACCGTCCAGACACAGGGGGCCCGCACAGTCAATGTCGAGGTACTAGGCCAGACTCTGACCCCCAAGCTGGAGGGCAACCGTGCCTCACTGGAATTCACGGTTCCTGCCGGCACCGTCCCAGGCAGTTACGACGTCAAGGTCACAGCTGTCGGTGACGGCGAAAGCAAGGTGCTCATCCTCAAGCTGCTGGTAATGGCGGGGAAATGA